The Candidatus Falkowbacteria bacterium genome includes the window GGTCGAGACCACACGACTGCTATGCACGCCCACAACAAGATTTCAAAAGAGGTTCAAGAGAACGAGAGGCTGAAACAAGAACTAGAATCTATTAAACAACTTATCTACAGTGCCAGTGTATAACTTTAAAGTTGTTTCTGAGTTGTAGTTTTGGCGGTGCAAAAAAACGAACAAACACGGGATAACTCAAAGCCCATCGGGCTTTTCCACTAAAATAAAAAAGTAGCCCACCCATCCAAGCCTCGCCACACACAAGCTGGATAAAATAATTTAGGCTAAGCTCAAGACAAAAAAGCAGTTTTCAACTTATCCCGGTCCTTATTATCATTATTACTGTATCTTAAATTTATATTTATCTATTAATAAATAACTAGTGAAGAGTGTGTATGAAATTTTCTAGTCTGCAAGAGAACTTAAAACAAGGGTTATTTATCGCGGGCCACCTTACAGGGAAAAACCAAAATCTCCCAATTCTTAATAATGTTTTAATTGAAGCCAAGCAAGGGAATATTAAATTAGTCTCCACTAATCTGGAAATCGGCATCAGTTGCGTTGTGCGTGGTAAAATCGATCAGGAGGGCGCATTTACTGTTGATGCGAAAATATTGGCCGACTACATCAGTTTGTTGCCAAATCAGAAGATAGACATCGGCCTGAACAATAATTCCCTCACCATATCTTGTGATAGTTATAATACAAAAATCAAGGGGCAGTCGGCTGAGGAGTTTCCGCTAATACCGATTGTTGAAAGGGGTAATTTTTGCAAGGTTCCTGTCCAGCTTCTGCGCAAGGCGCTCAATCAAGTAGTCTTTGCCGTTTCAACAAATGAAACAAGGGTGGAGTTGACCGGCGTATTGTTTAATCTGTCAAATAAAGAATTGATTTTGGCCGCAACGGATAGTTATCGGTTGGCTGAAAAGAAAATCGGTGTAAGTGAGAGCACCATAGAGAGCGCTAGCGTGATAGTCCCGGCCAAAACGATCCAGGAGGTGGTGCGAATAATTTCAGGAACTAAAGAAGATGTGGCCGGAGAACTTGAGGATGTGGAGGTATATATTTATGAGAATCAGATAATGTTCGTTTATGGTTCGACTGAAATAGTTTCTCGGTTGATTGAGGGTCAGTATCCTGATTATAGGCAAATAATTCCAGGCCAAGCTAAGACCAAAGCAACGATTGAGCAGCAACAGATTATGCGAGCGGTGAAGGCCTCTTCGTTGTTTGCTAAAACTGGGATAAATGATATTAATTTAGACTTCCCCAAGAACAAGGGTGGCTTGATAGTTTCATCAGCCTCTGGGCAGACTGGTGAGAATATCGTTGAGGTCCCAGGAAAAATAGAGGGAGAGGATAATTTCGTGGTTGTTAATTATAGGTATTTATTGGATGGTCTAAACACTATCGGTGGCGATGAGGTTGTGGTCGAGGTTGTGGATGGAAATACGCCCTGCTTACTGCGGCCAGCCAACAACTCGGATTACCTTTATATAGTGATGCCGATAAAACAATAAAAAAAACACCGCCCACTTGAGGCGGTGTTTTTTTTATTGTTTTATTTGACCTTAATAGTGACGGTTGGGGAGAGAATTTTATTATTACCCCAGGTTAGTCCCTCTAAAAGTAGGTTGTATTCTCCAGCTTGACTGGGGGCGGTCCAAGAGTAAGGCGTGATCGGCTGCAGGTCGACGCGTGAAAAGGTCTTAACCAAGCTATTACTCGAAGATGAGGCGGAACCTTGCTTGATTTTAATAGCGCTGAAGGCCTCGATGTTTGAAGATGTGAAAGACATATTTAATACAGCCCCCCTATCAACCTCTGGCACTGACTGATTCCACAATAATGTCGGTTCAATGTTTTGGTCTGGCGAAAATCCTAAGTTGATATTAATGGATTTTTCCGAACAGTTATCAATATCATCGCAGATGCGGACGCGTAAACCTTGGATGCCAGGCGTTAAAAAATTAATCAGCTGATCAAGGTTGAATGGGTAGTTTGAGACGGTTGCCAGGAGGTTGTCGTTGATATAATATTCTACACGGTTTACGCCCCGAGGCGCTGTTACGCCGCTTAAAGTTACTGAAAGTCTTGGCTCGGTGATGGTTTGTCCTTCGAGCGGCTGTTCAATGGTGAAAATTGGTTGATTTTCTGGCTTGTGGAGATTGTCTTTTTCAGTGGGAACGGTGCTGGTTGAAATAAGACCATTTTTCTTAGCCCAAGCTTGCACGGGCGCCTCCCAGAGCGCAAACTGTGAATCACTTGAAGGGTTGGTTGGCGCAGGACCGCGCGGATTATCCTTACTTACGTAGTATAGAATATCGTGAGGTTGGCCAAAGTTTATTTCCTCAATAAAAGAGGCGGGAGTATACTCTGTTGCTAATAGTCCTGATGCACGGTCAATCCTGATTATAAGACTGCTGCTAGCAGCACCATCAAGAACTGGTTTTCCGGTTTTTACCGATTCGGGAGCGGTGAAATTTTCTATTGGCGTTCCGGCGAGAACTTTTTTCATGTAGGCGTTCCAAATCGGCGCCGCCACAACGCTGCCGTCAGCCCCTCTTTTCATTGAAGTGGCGTCATTGTTTCCCACCCAAACACCAGTCACTAGCGAGGGGGTATACCCAACCGTCCAGGCGTCTTTATAGTCGTTTGTGGTTCCGGTTTTCGCTGCGACAGGACGATCAGATAAGGTTAAGAAATTGCGCGAACCAAACACATATGATCGGGCGTTGTTATCTGACAAGATGCTGGTTATTTGGCGAGCAACCTGGGGCTCAAAGGCTTTAGTGCTTTGATCTTGGTATTCTTCCAGGATTTTACCCGACTTGTCCTCAACCCTAAGCACAGGAGAAATCGCATGGACTAACCCGTCTTGAGAGAAGGCGCTATAGGCATTAACATGTTCAAGTAGTTGTACCTCACCACCGCCCAACACCAAGGATAAACCGAAGCGGTCCTTGTCGTTAAGTGTTGAATAGCCCAGCTTTTTTGCAGCCTCCATTACACTGTTAACCCCAGCCAAATACATCGCCTTGACTGCAGGAATATTCAAGGATCCGGCGAGAGCCTTTCGGATGGTTACTGGGCCGTGCTCAGCACCATCATAATTATGAGGTTCGTATTTCTTGTCGGCGTCGGTTGAAAAGTTTGTGACCAAGTCATATAACACCGTGTCGGGCGTGTAGCCCTTGGCAAAGGCGGTGGCATATACTATTGGCTTGAATGAAGAGCCTGGTTGTCGGGGGCTGGTTGCGATATTGACCTGGCCGTCTATCTTATCACTGAAATAATCTTTAGAGCCCACCATGGCCAGGATTTGGCCGGTTTTGGGGTCTATGGAAACAAGAGCGGCGTTACTGGCTTGGTATTTGTCGTTTTTTTCAACCCTTTCCGCTATTGCTTCCTCGGCCGCCTTTTGTTTGTCGATGTCGATTGAGGAGATGATTTTCAAGCCGCCCTGTTCGATGGTTTTGTCACCATATTTCTCAGAGAGAACATTCTTTAAATACATTACGAAATGAGGAGCTAAAATGTTTTCTTTGGGTTTGGTGAAGGTTATTTCAACTTTTTTTGCAGCCTCGGCCTCATCTTTAGAAATGTGCCCCTGTTCAGACATCA containing:
- the dnaN gene encoding DNA polymerase III subunit beta — protein: MKFSSLQENLKQGLFIAGHLTGKNQNLPILNNVLIEAKQGNIKLVSTNLEIGISCVVRGKIDQEGAFTVDAKILADYISLLPNQKIDIGLNNNSLTISCDSYNTKIKGQSAEEFPLIPIVERGNFCKVPVQLLRKALNQVVFAVSTNETRVELTGVLFNLSNKELILAATDSYRLAEKKIGVSESTIESASVIVPAKTIQEVVRIISGTKEDVAGELEDVEVYIYENQIMFVYGSTEIVSRLIEGQYPDYRQIIPGQAKTKATIEQQQIMRAVKASSLFAKTGINDINLDFPKNKGGLIVSSASGQTGENIVEVPGKIEGEDNFVVVNYRYLLDGLNTIGGDEVVVEVVDGNTPCLLRPANNSDYLYIVMPIKQ
- a CDS encoding penicillin-binding protein; this encodes MPIPQFIHKKTPEPSRQIYSPVRPQNPEPKRKKIASRLSFLRYITKKGVILAIFIGLLLILGGFFYLSQGLPDPNKLIERQVAQSTRIYDRTGKTVLYEIYGDQKRTLVGLNDIPQNVRNATIAIEDKNFYKHGGFSLWAIFRTVVTNVIKNQKAGGSTLTQQLVKNAILTNEKSYVRKVKELILAYQMEKRFSKDEILQMYLNEIPYGSTAYGVESASQRYFGKRVQDVSLAEAAILAALPQAPSRYSPYGPNRDLLISRQRYVLDVMSEQGHISKDEAEAAKKVEITFTKPKENILAPHFVMYLKNVLSEKYGDKTIEQGGLKIISSIDIDKQKAAEEAIAERVEKNDKYQASNAALVSIDPKTGQILAMVGSKDYFSDKIDGQVNIATSPRQPGSSFKPIVYATAFAKGYTPDTVLYDLVTNFSTDADKKYEPHNYDGAEHGPVTIRKALAGSLNIPAVKAMYLAGVNSVMEAAKKLGYSTLNDKDRFGLSLVLGGGEVQLLEHVNAYSAFSQDGLVHAISPVLRVEDKSGKILEEYQDQSTKAFEPQVARQITSILSDNNARSYVFGSRNFLTLSDRPVAAKTGTTNDYKDAWTVGYTPSLVTGVWVGNNDATSMKRGADGSVVAAPIWNAYMKKVLAGTPIENFTAPESVKTGKPVLDGAASSSLIIRIDRASGLLATEYTPASFIEEINFGQPHDILYYVSKDNPRGPAPTNPSSDSQFALWEAPVQAWAKKNGLISTSTVPTEKDNLHKPENQPIFTIEQPLEGQTITEPRLSVTLSGVTAPRGVNRVEYYINDNLLATVSNYPFNLDQLINFLTPGIQGLRVRICDDIDNCSEKSININLGFSPDQNIEPTLLWNQSVPEVDRGAVLNMSFTSSNIEAFSAIKIKQGSASSSSNSLVKTFSRVDLQPITPYSWTAPSQAGEYNLLLEGLTWGNNKILSPTVTIKVK